In Streptococcus dysgalactiae subsp. dysgalactiae, the following are encoded in one genomic region:
- the murD gene encoding UDP-N-acetylmuramoyl-L-alanine--D-glutamate ligase: MKKIREFENKKVLILGLARSGEAAARLLAKLGALVTVNDGKPFEENPAAQALLEEGIKVVCGSHPLELLDEDFEYMVKNPGIHYDNPMVTRALEKQIPVLTEVELAYLVSESYIVGITGTNGKTTTTTMIADVLNADGQSALLSGNIGYPASEIVQKASANDTLVMELSSFQLMGVDTFKPHIAVITNLMPTHLDYHGSFEDYVAAKWRIQAEMTAEDYLILNANQEISAALAKITKATVIPFSTQEVVDGAYLEDGMLYFKGHPIMPVVNLGVPGEHNIENALAAIAVAKLSGIADDVIVEVLSHFGGVKHRLQLVGKIKDIIFYNDSKSTNILATQKALSGFDNKKLVLIAGGLDRGNEFDDLVPDLRGLKQMIILGESAERMKRAAEMANVPYREAADVAAATELAFQEAQAGDTILLSPANASWDMYPNFEVRGDEFLATFAKLKGDA; the protein is encoded by the coding sequence ATGAAAAAAATCAGAGAATTTGAAAATAAAAAAGTATTAATATTAGGCTTAGCGAGATCGGGCGAAGCAGCTGCAAGACTCTTAGCCAAACTAGGTGCTCTTGTCACCGTTAATGATGGAAAACCTTTTGAAGAAAATCCAGCAGCACAAGCCTTGTTGGAAGAAGGTATTAAGGTTGTTTGTGGCAGTCATCCCCTAGAATTATTGGATGAAGACTTTGAATATATGGTCAAAAATCCAGGAATTCATTACGATAACCCTATGGTTACACGTGCGCTTGAAAAACAAATTCCTGTCTTGACCGAAGTTGAGTTGGCTTATTTGGTATCCGAATCCTATATTGTTGGGATTACAGGGACAAATGGAAAAACAACGACTACAACAATGATTGCCGATGTCTTAAATGCAGATGGTCAATCTGCTTTATTATCAGGAAATATTGGTTATCCTGCCTCCGAAATCGTTCAAAAAGCTAGCGCTAATGACACGCTAGTAATGGAATTATCCTCTTTCCAATTAATGGGGGTTGACACATTTAAGCCCCATATCGCTGTTATCACAAACCTGATGCCCACTCATCTCGATTATCATGGGAGTTTTGAGGATTATGTGGCGGCCAAATGGAGGATTCAGGCTGAAATGACAGCTGAAGACTATCTCATTTTAAATGCTAATCAAGAAATCTCAGCAGCCTTAGCTAAAATAACTAAGGCAACGGTCATTCCTTTTTCAACTCAAGAAGTGGTTGACGGAGCTTATCTGGAAGACGGGATGCTTTATTTTAAAGGACATCCTATAATGCCTGTGGTTAACTTGGGTGTTCCGGGGGAGCATAATATTGAGAATGCTTTAGCAGCAATTGCCGTGGCTAAATTGTCTGGCATTGCCGACGATGTTATTGTGGAAGTTCTTTCCCATTTTGGGGGTGTTAAACATCGCCTACAACTTGTCGGGAAAATTAAAGATATAATCTTTTATAATGACAGTAAATCAACCAATATTTTAGCAACTCAGAAAGCTTTATCTGGCTTTGACAATAAGAAGCTAGTTTTGATTGCAGGTGGACTAGATCGGGGAAATGAATTTGACGATTTAGTACCAGACCTTAGAGGTTTGAAACAAATGATTATCTTGGGAGAATCAGCGGAGCGAATGAAGCGAGCAGCGGAAATGGCAAATGTTCCTTACCGTGAAGCAGCTGATGTTGCTGCCGCGACTGAATTAGCTTTCCAAGAAGCACAGGCAGGAGATACAATCTTGCTTAGCCCGGCCAATGCTAGTTGGGACATGTATCCTAACTTTGAAGTCCGCGGGGATGAATTTTTGGCAACCTTTGCAAAATTAAAAGGAGATGCCTAA
- a CDS encoding UDP-N-acetylglucosamine--N-acetylmuramyl-(pentapeptide) pyrophosphoryl-undecaprenol N-acetylglucosamine transferase yields MSKKIVLTGGGTVGHVTLNLILIPKFISDGWEVHYIGDKNGIEHQEIEKSGLDVTFHAIATGKLRRYFSWQNVVDIFKVALGLLQSLVIIAKIRPQALFSKGGFVSVPPVMAAKFLGKPVFIHESDRSMGLANKIAYKLATTMYTTFEQDHLLPRTKHLGAVTKVSATAQEVSGTTQLDAIKSYFNSDLKNLLFIGGSAGAQVFNQFVSDHPELRQAYNIINVTGDPNLNELSPNLYRVDYVTDLYQPLMGMADLVITRGGSNTLFELLAMAKLHLIVPLGREASRGDQLENAAYFEAKGYAKQLLEPELTLDNLKKAIRELFDNQAHYEATMLATKDIQSLDLFYDLLRADISSAIKEK; encoded by the coding sequence ATGTCTAAGAAAATTGTATTGACAGGTGGCGGAACCGTCGGTCATGTGACCTTAAATTTAATTCTTATTCCAAAGTTTATCAGCGACGGCTGGGAAGTACATTACATTGGAGACAAGAACGGCATTGAGCACCAGGAAATCGAAAAATCAGGACTTGATGTGACTTTCCATGCCATTGCCACTGGAAAGCTGCGCCGCTATTTTTCATGGCAAAATGTAGTGGATATCTTTAAGGTTGCGCTAGGCTTGTTGCAGTCACTGGTGATTATCGCTAAGATTCGACCGCAAGCGCTCTTTTCCAAAGGTGGTTTTGTTTCCGTTCCACCTGTCATGGCTGCTAAGTTTCTGGGGAAACCAGTGTTTATTCACGAATCGGATCGATCAATGGGGCTTGCTAATAAAATTGCCTATAAACTCGCGACCACCATGTATACCACTTTTGAGCAGGACCACCTCTTGCCTAGAACCAAGCATCTTGGTGCGGTAACAAAGGTTTCAGCAACTGCCCAAGAGGTGTCGGGGACCACTCAACTTGATGCCATTAAGTCTTATTTTAATAGTGACTTAAAAAACCTTTTATTTATTGGAGGTTCGGCAGGGGCTCAAGTCTTTAATCAGTTTGTTAGCGACCATCCGGAGTTAAGGCAGGCTTATAATATTATTAATGTGACGGGAGATCCTAATCTTAATGAACTGAGTCCTAATCTCTATCGTGTAGATTATGTCACGGATCTATATCAGCCCTTAATGGGGATGGCGGATCTTGTTATCACTCGAGGAGGCTCGAATACCCTCTTTGAATTATTGGCAATGGCTAAGCTACATCTCATTGTACCTCTGGGAAGAGAAGCTAGCCGTGGCGATCAATTGGAGAATGCCGCTTATTTTGAAGCAAAGGGCTATGCCAAGCAGTTGTTGGAACCCGAATTAACTTTGGATAATCTTAAAAAGGCAATAAGAGAATTGTTCGATAACCAAGCGCATTATGAGGCAACGATGTTAGCCACAAAGGACATTCAGTCGTTGGACTTGTTTTATGACCTTTTGAGAGCCGATATTAGCTCCGCGATTAAGGAGAAGTAA